The proteins below are encoded in one region of Drosophila santomea strain STO CAGO 1482 chromosome 3R, Prin_Dsan_1.1, whole genome shotgun sequence:
- the LOC120453426 gene encoding D-aminoacyl-tRNA deacylase isoform X1: MRAVIQRVKAAKVTVLDELVSSIGPGLCVLVGIKASDTAKDVEYLVRKILALRLFEEEGKRWQKSVKDLNLELLCVSQFTLYHRLKGNKPDFSAAMKGEEAQELYNHFLDRLGQSYDSSKIKDGKFGAYMQVHIENDGPVTINLESPEQKDADREVDK; the protein is encoded by the exons ATGCGGGCGGTCATACAAAGGGTTAAGGCGGCCAAAGTGACGG TGCTGGATGAGCTGGTGTCCTCCATTGGACCGGGTCTCTGCGTGCTGGTGGGGATCAAGGCCAGCGATACCGCCAAGGATGTTGAGTATCT TGTCCGGAAAATCTTGGCACTCCGTTTGTTCGAGGAGGAGGGCAAGCGTTGGCAAAAGTCCGTCAAGGATCTGAACCTGGAACTGCTGTGCGTCTCGCAGTTTACACTTTATCACCGCCTTAAGGGCAACAAACCAGACTTCTCGGCTGCCATGAAGGGCGAGGAGGCGCAGGAATTGTACAATCACTTCTTGGATCGACTTGGTCAATCCTACGACAGCAGCAAGATTAAAG ACGGCAAGTTTGGAGCATACATGCAGGTGCATATAGAAAACGATGGACCCGTGACCATTAATTTGGAGTCCCCCGAGCAAAAGGATGCCGACAGGGAAGTGGACAAGTGA
- the LOC120453426 gene encoding D-aminoacyl-tRNA deacylase isoform X3 yields the protein MRAVIQRVKAAKVTVLDELVSSIGPGLCVLVGIKASDTAKDVEYL from the exons ATGCGGGCGGTCATACAAAGGGTTAAGGCGGCCAAAGTGACGG TGCTGGATGAGCTGGTGTCCTCCATTGGACCGGGTCTCTGCGTGCTGGTGGGGATCAAGGCCAGCGATACCGCCAAGGATGTTGAGTATCTGTAG
- the LOC120453426 gene encoding D-aminoacyl-tRNA deacylase isoform X2 yields the protein MSWCPPLDRVSACWWGSRPAIPPRMLSICSVRKILALRLFEEEGKRWQKSVKDLNLELLCVSQFTLYHRLKGNKPDFSAAMKGEEAQELYNHFLDRLGQSYDSSKIKDGKFGAYMQVHIENDGPVTINLESPEQKDADREVDK from the exons ATGAGCTGGTGTCCTCCATTGGACCGGGTCTCTGCGTGCTGGTGGGGATCAAGGCCAGCGATACCGCCAAGGATGTTGAGTATCTGTAG TGTCCGGAAAATCTTGGCACTCCGTTTGTTCGAGGAGGAGGGCAAGCGTTGGCAAAAGTCCGTCAAGGATCTGAACCTGGAACTGCTGTGCGTCTCGCAGTTTACACTTTATCACCGCCTTAAGGGCAACAAACCAGACTTCTCGGCTGCCATGAAGGGCGAGGAGGCGCAGGAATTGTACAATCACTTCTTGGATCGACTTGGTCAATCCTACGACAGCAGCAAGATTAAAG ACGGCAAGTTTGGAGCATACATGCAGGTGCATATAGAAAACGATGGACCCGTGACCATTAATTTGGAGTCCCCCGAGCAAAAGGATGCCGACAGGGAAGTGGACAAGTGA
- the LOC120453425 gene encoding probable ribosome biogenesis protein RLP24, with product MRIETCFFCSSKIYPGHGVNFVRNDCKIFKFCRGKCHKAFKRKKNPRKVGWTKAHRKAAGKELAIDPSFEFEKRRNVPIKYSRETWQRALEAIKRVTEIKEKRTSHFVMERLRKGREIEIQMDVKDVQRNMSLIRSPAAGLKERRAKEAAEEAALMEEDLPEEKITYVDARELEKKLEEGLGIEDLEMLEA from the exons ATGCGCATTGAAACGTGCTTTTTTTGCTCCAGCAAGATATACCCAGGCCACGGGGTGAATTTCGTGCGAAATGACTGCAAG ATCTTCAAATTCTGTCGAGGCAAGTGCCACAAGGCCTTTAAGCGGAAGAAGAATCCCCGCAAGGTTGGATGGACGAAGGCGCACCGCAAAGCCGCCGGCAAAGAGCTGGCCATCGATCCCAGTTTCGAGTTCGAGAAGCGCCGCAACGTGCCAATCAAATACAGCCGCGAGACCTGGCAGAGGGCTCTGGAGGCCATCAAGCGTGTGACGGAGATCAAGGAGAAACGCACCAGCCACTTCGTCATGGAGCGTCTGCGCAAGGGTCGCGAGATCGAGATACAGATGGACGTCAAGGATGTGCAGCGCAACATGTCCCTGATTCGCTCTCCAGCCGCCGGCCTGAAGGAACGACGTGCCAAGGAGGCGGCGGAAGAGGCCGCCCTCATGGAAGAGGATCTGCCTGAGGAGAAGATCACCTACGTGGATGCACGCGAACTCGAGAAGAAGCTCGAGGAGGGACTGGGTATCGAAGATCTGGAGATGTTAGAAGCCTAA
- the LOC120452594 gene encoding apyrase, whose translation MQSPAFAYREHAEHSPRAMYMRDWRSALRTPTYRIGNRTVRFNYHFALLIVCAVVLVLLFYFARQGSHSSSDGYWLRRSLTDVRSLDNGAVVHAYNATYPLTPPMVLRGGVINYRIAMIADLDTNSKVTKGDGSSVWRSYLKKGYLTYTMARSEIQISWDDGAPTALESAFALKGRGMELSELVTFNGRLLSFDDRTGLVYEIVNDKPIPWVILLDGDGHSAKGFKAEWATVKEQTLYVGSMGKEWTTSAGDFENHNPMYVKAITPSGEVRSLNWVDNFKQLRLQSMQISWPGYMIHESGTWSEERHRWFFLPRRCSKEKYNETKDEHMGCNLLVSADESFTNVETVRLDSENTMPTHGFSSFKFLPGTDDSIIVALKSEELNGKTATFITAFDITGKTLLPEMRIETDYKYEGFEFI comes from the exons ATGCAGAGCCCTGCCTTCGCGTACCGGGAACACGCAGAACACTCGCCGCGCGCCATGTACATGCGCGACTGGCGGTCGGCCCTGCGGACGCCCACGTACCGGATCGGGAATCGGACGGTGCGCTTTAACTATCACTTTGCCCTGCTGATCGTTTGCGCCGTCGTACTCGTCCTGCTCTTCTACTTTGCGCGCCAGGGATCGCACTCCTCCTCCGACGGCTACTGGCTGCGACGGAGCCTTACAGATGTCCGAAGTCTGGACAATGGTGCGGTGGTCCATGCCTACAATGCCACATATCCGCTCACACCGCCTATGGTGCTGCGTGGCGGTGTCATAAACTACCGGATAGCCATGATTGCCGACCTGGACACAAACTCCAAGGTGACCAAGGGTGATGGGAGCAGTGTGTGGCGTAGCTACCTAAAGAAGGGCTACCTTACCTACACGATGGCCAGGTCAGAGATCCAGATTAGCTGGGACGACGGCGCGCCTACAGCCCTGGAATCTGCATTTGCCCTTAAAGGCCGCGGAATGGAGCTCTCAGAGCTGGTTACATTTAACGGGCGCCTACTCAGCTTCGACGACCGCACGGGTTTGGTGTACGAAATTGTAAATGACAAACCCATTCCTTGGGTGATCCTGCTGGATGGAGACGGACACAGCGCCAAGGGCTTCAAGGCCGAATGGGCCACAGTTAAAGAGCAAACGTTATATGTGGGCTCCATGGGCAAGGAGTGGACGACCAGTGCGGGCGATTTCGAGAACCACAACCCCATGTACGTAAAGGCCATAACTCCGTCGGGAGAGGTGAGGTCGCTGAACTGGGTGGACAACTTCAAGCAGTTGCGCCTGCAGTCGATGCAAATATCCTGGCCGGGCTACATGATCCACGAGAGTGGAACTTGGTCAGAGGAGAGACATCGCTGGTTTTTTCTGCCTAGGCGATGTTCTAAAGAGAA ATACAACGAAACCAAGGACGAGCACATGGGTTGCAATCTCCTGGTCTCCGCCGACGAAAGCTTCACGAACGTAGAGACTGTACGACTCGACAGTGAAAACACCATGCCCACGCACGGCTTCTCCAGTTTTAAGTTCTTGCCCGGCACCGATGACTCAATAATCGTGGCTTTGAAGTCGGAGGAGCTGAATGGCAAGACGGCCACCTTTATCACAGCCTTCGACATTACGGGCAAGACGCTGCTGCCTGAGATGCGGATCGAGACGGATTACAAGTATGAGGGATTCGAGTTTATTTAG
- the LOC120452592 gene encoding exonuclease 3'-5' domain-containing protein 2 has product MTRESAVATNRKWAILAAGVGLVFVLVRHRQRLLGPLRRVWSIGSLVPQRHIEVVNSVQDPATQWVLNELKNHCQTFKVLGFDCEWITVDGSRRPVALLQLSSHRGLCALFRLCHMKQIPKDLRDLLEDDAVIKVGVAPQEDAVKLSHDYGVGVASTLDLRFLCVMAGHKPEGLGKLSKTHLNYELDKHWRLACSNWEAKNLEPKQLDYAANDALMAVAIYHKLCRDLQPKYFWQRVQLDDHSLRNKFEPFLDVDFTKGFSLNPTGGGVTHSKGSTQLKNNKWLSKKQPYRQMATRTKDFYDNCLLQAPDGELLCTIDRRKASWYLSQNLGTLINEEPFTVRLNFEPAGRAVGDVGRYYQTPKENQCVVCGDRDAYIRKNVVPREYRKHFPLVMKSHTSHDVLLLCPTCHQLSNISDLRVRSKLADQCEAPFKHEDGSVKFHDDPQLKRVQSAGKALLHHGAKIPAAKKAEMQQTLLDYYTDQTDITEELLQQAANVEYRVENTDYCQHGERVVQQYRDKFGGLVELERLWREHFLHTMQPRFLPELWNVNHNADRLEVRASEGRVDKADLLVAGLDAKVKEI; this is encoded by the exons ATGACTCGGGAATCGGCAGTCGCCACCAACAGAAAATGGGCGATTTTGGCCGCAGGAGTAGGCTTGGTATTCGTTCTGGTGCGGCACAGGCAGAGGCTGCTGGGTCCACTGCGTCGCGTGTGGTCCATCGGCAGCCTGGTGCCTCAGCGACACATAGAAGTGGTCAACTCCGTTCAGGATCCTGCCACGCAATGGGTTTTGAATGAACTGAAGAA TCACTGCCAGACCTTTAAAGTCCTCGGATTCGACTGCGAGTGGATCACCGTGGACGGCAGCCGCAGGCCAGTGGCCTTGCTCCAATTGAGCTCCCACCGGGGTCTATGTGCCTTATTTCGCCTGTGCCATATGAAACAAATACCCAAGGACCTGCGGGACCTTCTCGAAGACGATGCCGTAAtcaaagtgggcgtggcacccCAGGAGGATGCCGTCAAACTCTCTCATGACTATGGAGTGGGTGTGGCCAGCACATTAGATCTGCGCTTCCTCTGCGTAATGGCAGGTCACAAGCCCGAGGGACTTGGAAAGCTTTCCAAAACTCATCTGAACTATGAACTGGACAAGCACTGGCGCCTGGCCTGCTCCAACTGGGAGGCCAAGAATTTGGAGCCAAAACAGCTTGATTATGCTGCCAACGATGCACTTATGGCGGTGGCCATTTATCACAAGCTGTGCAGGGATCTGCAACCAAAATACTTCTGGCAACGAGTCCAACTGGACGACCATAGCTTGCGCAACAAATTCGAACCCTTCCTCGACGTGGACTTTACGAAAGGTTTCTCACTCAACCCGACCGGCGGTGGAGTGACTCATTCGAAGGGCTCAACCcaattgaaaaacaataaatggcTGTCCAAAAAGCAACCATACCGGCAAATGGCTACCCGAACCAAGGATTTCTACGACAACTGCCTGCTGCAGGCGCCCGACGGCGAACTCCTGTGCACCATTGACAGGCGCAAGGCGTCTTGGTATCTCAGCCAAAATCTGGGCACTCTTATAAACGAAGAGCCCTTTACCGTGCGCCTTAACTTCGAACCAGCGGGTCGAGCGGTGGGAGATGTGGGCCGCTACTACCAAACTCCCAAAGAAAACCAATGCGTCGTGTGCGGTGACCGGGATGCGTACATTCGAAAGAACGTAGTACCGCGGGAATACAGGAAACACTTCCCGCTGGTCATGAAATCTCACACCTCCCACGATGTGCTGCTTCTGTGCCCCACCTGCCACCAGCTGAGCAACATCTCGGATCTACGGGTTCGTAGTAAACTGGCCGACCAGTGCGAAGCTCCTTTTAAGCATGAAGACGGATCCGTCAAGTTCCACGATGATCCGCAGCTCAA ACGCGTCCAATCCGCTGGCAAGGCCCTACTTCACCATGGCGCGAAAATACCCGCTGCTAAGAAGgctgaaatgcagcaaacCCTCCTAGACTATTACACCGATCAAACGGACATCACTGAAGAGCTCCTGCAGCAAGCAGCCAATGTGGAATACCGTGTGGAGAACACCGACTACTGTCAGCATGGCGAGCGGGTAGTGCAGCAATATCGCGATAAATTCGGCGGCCTTGTGGAGCTGGAGCGCTTGTGGCGGGAGCACTTTCTGCACACCATGCAACCGCGCTTTCTGCCCGAACTCTGGAACGTCAACCACAACGCCGATCGACTGGAGGTTCGTGCCAGCGAAGGACGCGTCGATAAAGCCGATCTTCTAGTGGCCGGCTTGGATGCAAAGGTTAAAGAAATATGA
- the LOC120452595 gene encoding solute carrier family 35 member G1, translating into MPENLELQQFQEGPPPPDPAPRWLERLQRRLGADCPYLGILLATLSSLFFSLCSVIVKGLVDVNPMELASFRFVGVLLPALPILIYTRQPVFPEGKRVILLLRCFMGTTGLMLSFYAFRHMPLADASVIIFSTPVFVAIFARAFLKEPCTLFNVLTINLTLVGVVLITRPPFVFGDTAESEDVAGKTYDIWGPVAAISSTLFGANVYILLRALKNLHFSVIMTNFGTIALVYTLIVCGSIGAVCWPSCGRDRWLVVVLGVFSFLGQILLTLSLQIEQAGPVAIARCADIVFAFIWQMLFFGETPTAYSLVGAVMVMGSVVLTALKKWAGTLPRESSLRKRFRLILLE; encoded by the coding sequence ATGCCGGAAAAcctggagctgcagcagttcCAGGAGGGCCCCCCGCCCCCAGATCCCGCCCCCCGTTGGCTGGAGCGCCTGCAGCGTCGATTGGGCGCCGATTGTCCCTACTTGGGCATCCTGCTGGCCACGCTCTCCTCGCTGTTTTTCTCCCTGTGCTCGGTGATTGTGAAGGGACTGGTGGACGTGAACCCCATGGAGCTGGCCTCGTTTCGATTCGTTGGTGTCCTGCTGCCGGCACTTCCCATCCTGATATACACCCGACAGCCGGTGTTTCCAGAGGGCAAGCGGGTGATACTGCTGCTGCGCTGCTTCATGGGCACAACGGGTCTGATGCTCAGCTTCTATGCCTTCCGACACATGCCCCTGGCGGATGCGAGTGTCATTATCTTCTCCACGCCCGTTTTCGTGGCCATTTTTGCGCGTGCCTTCCTCAAGGAGCCGTGCACGCTGTTCAATGTGCTGACCATCAACTTGACATTGGTCGGTGTGGTCCTGATCACGCGGCCACCCTTCGTATTCGGAGACACCGCGGAGAGTGAGGATGTTGCTGGGAAGACGTACGACATCTGGGGTCCTGTGGCCGCCATATCATCCACACTCTTCGGAGCCAATGTGTACATCCTGCTGCGGGCGCTCAAGAACCTGCACTTCTCCGTAATTATGACGAATTTCGGTACCATCGCTCTGGTCTACACGCTGATCGTTTGCGGATCCATTGGAGCTGTGTGCTGGCCCAGCTGCGGACGGGATCGCTGGCTGGTCGTTGTACTGGGCGTGTTCAGCTTCCTGGGCCAGATCCTGCTCACTCTATCCTTGCAGATCGAGCAGGCCGGACCAGTCGCCATTGCTCGCTGCGCCGACATCGTCTTCGCCTTCATCTGGCAGATGCTCTTCTTCGGCGAGACTCCCACCGCGTACTCGCTGGTGGGTGCCGTGATGGTGATGGGATCCGTAGTTCTGACTGCGCTGAAGAAGTGGGCAGGTACCCTGCCACGCGAGTCGTCGCTGAGGAAGCGATTCAGGCTCATCCTGCTGGAATGA